One genomic region from Biomphalaria glabrata chromosome 7, xgBioGlab47.1, whole genome shotgun sequence encodes:
- the LOC106070683 gene encoding glycoprotein 3-alpha-L-fucosyltransferase A-like isoform X2 — protein sequence MHILRDDLILSDAITKASDSPRSKISQSRVMKIMDFNPKPNCAHRLKFKKCEFDACAMTTNPQEADILMFNAVNMKDLIVPKRPIGQIWLLYTREPITDRRMQYLNQSSYHGQFNWTRTYFSDSTFLSIYGLLIPRKRPQKDYEQIYHRKKYDVAWFVSKCSTSSRREDYVHRMSKFVQVHVYGGCGNFSCGSGGFDMGGSRDECLHKLSEEYKFYLSFENSFCRDYVTEKFFNVFPDIDVIPVVRGGAVYERLSTLDTYINAKDFASPEKLGRYLQELSRNKTQYLKMLQKKDEYDKIFPQHNAGCELCQAAHSRSPRHVFDDVYSWLTRPGNCWPPDDLSTN from the exons atgcatattctgag AGATGACCTTATCCTCTCCGATGCTATAACCAAAGCTTCAGACTCACCTAGATCCAAGATCTCCCAGAGCCGAGTGATGAAGATCATGGACTTTAACCCCAAGCCAAACTGCGCACACAGACTCAAGTTCAAGAAGTGTGAGTTTGACGCATGCGCTATGACCACAAACCCACAGGAAGCGGATATTCTGATGTTCAACGCAGTTAATATGAAGGACTTGATTGTACCAAAGCGTCCTATTGGACAGAT TTGGCTCCTGTACACGAGAGAACCGATCACAGATAGGAGGATGCAATACTTGAACCAATCTTCTTATCATGGTCAATTCAACTGGACCAGGACCTACTTTAGCGATTCAACTTTCTTGAGCATTTATGGACTTCTAATTCCACGCAAACGTCCACAGAAAGATTATG AACAGATCTACCATCGCAAGAAATATGACGTGGCATGGTTTGTCAGTAAGTGTAGCACCAGCTCAAGGAGGGAGGACTATGTCCACAGAATGTCCAAGTTTGTCCAGGTCCACGTTTATGGTGGGTGTGGGAACTTCAGCTGTGGGTCTGGAGGTTTTGATATGGGAGGATCTCGGGATGAAtgtctacacaaactgtcagAAGAGTACAA ATTCTATTTGTCCTTCGAGAACTCGTTTTGTAGAGATTATGTCACGGAGAAATTCTTCAACGTGTTTCCAGATATAGACGTCATTCCCGTGGTCAGGGGCGGAGCTGTGTACGAGCGCCTGTCGACCCTGGACACTTACATCAACGCTAAGGACTTTGCTTCGCCGGAAAAGCTCGGCAGGTACCTGCAGGAACTGTCTCGTAATAAAACCCAATACCTGAAGATGCTGCAGAAGAAAGATGA GTATGATAAGATATTCCCTCAACACAATGCAGGCTGTGAACTGTGTCAAGCTGCCCACTCACGCTCACCACGTCACGTGTTTGATGACGTTTACTCCTGGTTGACACGACCCGGAAACTGTTGGCCTCCAGACGACTTGTCCACTAATTAG
- the LOC106070683 gene encoding glycoprotein 3-alpha-L-fucosyltransferase A-like isoform X3 encodes MKIMDFNPKPNCAHRLKFKKCEFDACAMTTNPQEADILMFNAVNMKDLIVPKRPIGQIWLLYTREPITDRRMQYLNQSSYHGQFNWTRTYFSDSTFLSIYGLLIPRKRPQKDYEQIYHRKKYDVAWFVSKCSTSSRREDYVHRMSKFVQVHVYGGCGNFSCGSGGFDMGGSRDECLHKLSEEYKFYLSFENSFCRDYVTEKFFNVFPDIDVIPVVRGGAVYERLSTLDTYINAKDFASPEKLGRYLQELSRNKTQYLKMLQKKDEYDKIFPQHNAGCELCQAAHSRSPRHVFDDVYSWLTRPGNCWPPDDLSTN; translated from the exons ATGAAGATCATGGACTTTAACCCCAAGCCAAACTGCGCACACAGACTCAAGTTCAAGAAGTGTGAGTTTGACGCATGCGCTATGACCACAAACCCACAGGAAGCGGATATTCTGATGTTCAACGCAGTTAATATGAAGGACTTGATTGTACCAAAGCGTCCTATTGGACAGAT TTGGCTCCTGTACACGAGAGAACCGATCACAGATAGGAGGATGCAATACTTGAACCAATCTTCTTATCATGGTCAATTCAACTGGACCAGGACCTACTTTAGCGATTCAACTTTCTTGAGCATTTATGGACTTCTAATTCCACGCAAACGTCCACAGAAAGATTATG AACAGATCTACCATCGCAAGAAATATGACGTGGCATGGTTTGTCAGTAAGTGTAGCACCAGCTCAAGGAGGGAGGACTATGTCCACAGAATGTCCAAGTTTGTCCAGGTCCACGTTTATGGTGGGTGTGGGAACTTCAGCTGTGGGTCTGGAGGTTTTGATATGGGAGGATCTCGGGATGAAtgtctacacaaactgtcagAAGAGTACAA ATTCTATTTGTCCTTCGAGAACTCGTTTTGTAGAGATTATGTCACGGAGAAATTCTTCAACGTGTTTCCAGATATAGACGTCATTCCCGTGGTCAGGGGCGGAGCTGTGTACGAGCGCCTGTCGACCCTGGACACTTACATCAACGCTAAGGACTTTGCTTCGCCGGAAAAGCTCGGCAGGTACCTGCAGGAACTGTCTCGTAATAAAACCCAATACCTGAAGATGCTGCAGAAGAAAGATGA GTATGATAAGATATTCCCTCAACACAATGCAGGCTGTGAACTGTGTCAAGCTGCCCACTCACGCTCACCACGTCACGTGTTTGATGACGTTTACTCCTGGTTGACACGACCCGGAAACTGTTGGCCTCCAGACGACTTGTCCACTAATTAG